In Candidatus Binataceae bacterium, one DNA window encodes the following:
- the katG gene encoding catalase/peroxidase HPI has translation MLAGASNKADRDRRPTWQAKVTARSRAAPAHTTNRDWWPNQLNLQVLCRNSTLSNPMGEEFDYAKEFKSLDLNAVIKDLHALMTDSQDWWPADYGHYGPLFIRMAWHGAGTYRIADGRGGAGSGQQRFAPINSWPDNANLDKARRLLWPIKQKYGRKISWADLMILAGNVALESMSFKTFGFGGGRVDAWEAEDIYWGPEGKWLADERYSGDRDLQNPLAAVQMGLIYVNPEGPNGKPDPLAAARDIRETFGRMAMNDEETVALIAGGHTFGKTHGAGDATLVGPEPEAAGIEEQGLGWKSTFGTGKGRDATTSGLEVTWTTTPTKWGNDFFSNLFGYKWELTKSPAGAHQWKPKDDAGAGTIPDPQDQSKRRAPSMLTTDLSLRLDPAYEKISRRFHEHPDQFADTFARAWFKLTHRDMGPIARYLGPLVPKEQLPWQDPIPAVNHPLIGEQDVTALKAKILASGLSVSQLVSTAWASASTFRGSDKRCGANGARIRLAPQKDWEVNQPPQLAKVLQTLESIQKEFNASQSGGKKVSLADLIVLGGSAAIEKAAKTAGHDVKVPFRQGRMDASQNQTDAESFAPLEPTYDSFRNYLRGERRLSAEELLVDRAQLLTLTAPEMTVLIGGLRVLGANAGKSAHGVFTKRPETLTNDFFVNLLDMNTQWQPSAGSEGVYEGRDRRMNEVKWTATRVDLIFGSNSQLRALAEVYACTDSKDTFVKDFVAA, from the coding sequence ATGCTCGCGGGAGCATCAAACAAAGCCGATCGCGATCGGAGGCCAACATGGCAAGCGAAAGTAACTGCCCGTTCACGGGCGGCACCCGCGCACACAACCAACCGTGACTGGTGGCCGAACCAGTTGAACCTTCAAGTTCTCTGCCGGAACTCCACCCTGTCCAATCCGATGGGCGAGGAGTTCGACTACGCCAAGGAATTCAAGAGCCTCGACCTCAACGCGGTGATCAAGGACCTTCATGCCTTGATGACGGACTCACAGGATTGGTGGCCAGCCGACTATGGCCACTACGGCCCGCTCTTCATTCGGATGGCGTGGCATGGCGCAGGTACCTATCGCATCGCCGATGGCCGCGGCGGCGCGGGATCCGGCCAACAGCGTTTCGCCCCGATCAATAGCTGGCCGGACAACGCGAACCTCGACAAGGCGCGCCGGCTGCTTTGGCCAATCAAGCAGAAATACGGGCGCAAAATTTCATGGGCCGACCTGATGATTCTCGCGGGCAACGTCGCGCTCGAGTCGATGAGCTTCAAGACGTTCGGCTTTGGCGGCGGGCGCGTGGATGCCTGGGAGGCTGAGGATATCTACTGGGGACCCGAGGGCAAGTGGCTGGCAGACGAGCGCTACAGCGGCGACCGCGATCTTCAGAATCCGCTCGCCGCGGTACAGATGGGCCTGATCTACGTAAATCCCGAAGGGCCGAACGGCAAGCCGGATCCCCTCGCCGCGGCCAGAGATATCCGCGAGACTTTCGGCCGGATGGCGATGAACGACGAAGAAACGGTCGCCCTGATTGCCGGCGGCCATACCTTCGGCAAAACCCACGGCGCCGGCGATGCGACGCTGGTGGGCCCGGAGCCGGAAGCCGCCGGCATCGAGGAGCAAGGCCTTGGCTGGAAGAGCACCTTCGGCACGGGCAAAGGCCGTGACGCGACCACGAGCGGCCTGGAAGTCACGTGGACCACGACGCCTACCAAATGGGGTAACGACTTCTTCTCGAACCTTTTCGGCTACAAGTGGGAACTGACCAAGAGTCCCGCCGGCGCGCATCAGTGGAAACCGAAAGATGACGCAGGTGCCGGCACGATTCCGGATCCGCAGGATCAATCAAAACGGCGCGCGCCATCGATGCTGACCACCGACCTCTCGTTGCGGTTAGACCCCGCTTACGAAAAGATTTCACGGCGCTTCCACGAGCATCCGGATCAGTTCGCGGATACGTTTGCGCGGGCGTGGTTCAAGCTGACGCATCGCGACATGGGCCCGATCGCGCGCTATCTCGGCCCGCTCGTTCCGAAGGAGCAGCTGCCGTGGCAGGACCCCATTCCGGCTGTGAATCATCCTTTGATCGGAGAGCAGGACGTTACCGCTCTGAAGGCGAAAATCCTCGCCTCCGGCCTGTCCGTTTCCCAGCTGGTCTCGACGGCGTGGGCGTCGGCATCGACTTTCCGTGGCTCGGATAAGCGCTGTGGAGCGAACGGCGCCCGCATCCGCCTCGCCCCGCAAAAGGACTGGGAAGTAAACCAGCCGCCCCAGCTGGCGAAGGTGTTGCAGACGCTCGAATCGATCCAGAAGGAGTTCAACGCTTCACAGTCTGGCGGCAAAAAGGTCTCGCTTGCGGACCTGATCGTTCTCGGCGGCTCTGCGGCGATCGAGAAAGCCGCGAAGACGGCTGGGCATGACGTAAAAGTCCCGTTTCGGCAGGGTCGGATGGACGCGTCGCAAAACCAGACCGACGCCGAATCCTTCGCGCCGCTCGAGCCGACCTACGACAGCTTCCGCAACTATCTCCGCGGCGAGCGGCGCCTGTCGGCTGAGGAGCTGCTGGTGGATCGGGCGCAGTTGCTGACGCTGACGGCGCCCGAAATGACGGTCCTCATTGGCGGGCTGCGCGTGCTGGGCGCAAATGCCGGAAAGTCCGCGCACGGCGTCTTCACCAAGCGGCCGGAGACGCTGACCAACGACTTCTTTGTCAATCTTCTCGACATGAACACGCAGTGGCAGCCGTCGGCCGGCTCTGAAGGCGTGTACGAGGGGCGCGACCGCAGAATGAACGAGGTCAAGTGGACCGCTACCCGCGTCGACCTGATCTTCGGTTCGAATTCGCAGCTGCGCGCCCTCGCGGAAGTCTATGCGTGTACGGATTCGAAGGATACGTTCGTGAAAGACTTCGTCGCGGCGTGA
- a CDS encoding polysaccharide deacetylase — protein MAQVWGRVKIPAGKKIAVNLGCDFDAQSLWICLNRISPAYMSRGEFGAEVGMPRLMRLFEKHKVRSTFCIPGHTIDTWPELCREIAAAGHEIGHHGYAHENPQPLKLEEEIKVMELGLAALARIGVKPRTYRAPYWDFSENTLGLLERYGFDIDSSLLANDFHPYWIRPVEVHTDRGNVFGPPSRILEIPGQWFLTDFSQVDFIPGFQEGMRPAHDLLDRWKAIFDYAVANEEGACYAFVVHPQSIGRAHMITRLEELIVHMKERGAWFATLSEIAEATERAV, from the coding sequence ATGGCGCAGGTATGGGGCCGGGTTAAAATCCCCGCCGGAAAGAAGATAGCGGTCAATCTCGGTTGTGATTTCGATGCTCAATCGCTGTGGATTTGCCTCAACCGCATCTCGCCTGCCTACATGTCGCGGGGCGAATTCGGCGCCGAGGTCGGGATGCCGCGCCTGATGCGTCTGTTCGAAAAACACAAGGTGCGCAGCACTTTCTGCATTCCGGGCCATACCATCGATACGTGGCCCGAGCTGTGCCGTGAAATCGCCGCGGCGGGGCACGAAATCGGGCATCACGGATACGCGCATGAGAACCCTCAGCCATTGAAACTGGAGGAGGAAATCAAGGTGATGGAGCTCGGGCTCGCGGCGCTCGCGCGCATCGGCGTCAAACCCCGCACCTACCGGGCGCCGTATTGGGACTTCAGCGAGAATACGCTCGGGCTTCTGGAGCGCTACGGTTTCGACATCGACAGCAGCCTGCTTGCCAACGATTTTCATCCCTATTGGATTCGCCCTGTGGAGGTACATACCGACCGCGGGAACGTGTTCGGTCCGCCAAGCCGCATCCTGGAGATTCCGGGACAATGGTTCCTTACCGATTTTTCGCAGGTCGATTTCATCCCCGGATTCCAGGAGGGGATGCGTCCCGCACATGACCTGCTCGACCGCTGGAAGGCGATCTTCGACTATGCGGTCGCCAACGAGGAGGGCGCCTGCTACGCCTTCGTCGTCCATCCGCAGTCCATCGGACGGGCGCACATGATCACGCGGCTCGAAGAGCTAATCGTCCATATGAAGGAGAGAGGAGCCTGGTTCGCAACGCTGAGCGAAATTGCCGAGGCCACGGAACGCGCGGTCTAG
- a CDS encoding (4Fe-4S)-binding protein → MALEVTWDSKICIHSGNCVKSLPQVFKVEGGKFVIDPAATDEARVRATVAACPSRALKIKE, encoded by the coding sequence ATGGCCTTGGAAGTGACTTGGGATAGCAAGATCTGTATTCACTCGGGCAATTGCGTGAAGTCTCTGCCGCAAGTCTTCAAGGTTGAAGGCGGCAAATTCGTAATCGACCCTGCGGCCACCGACGAAGCGCGGGTGCGCGCGACCGTCGCCGCCTGCCCGTCGCGCGCGCTCAAGATCAAGGAGTAA
- a CDS encoding alpha/beta hydrolase: protein MATINTSSYQVRYRSASADAVKVFYREAGDRKAPALLLLHGFPTSSHMFRDLIPMLNDRYHIIAPDLPGFGFSDAPDRAQFKYTFEHLTDVIDRFTEAIGLRRYALYIFDYGAPVGLRLALRHPERVRAIVSQNGNAYEEGLSDGWNPIQKYWKEPTETNRAALREFLKPETTKFQYIHGVSEEALVAPESYTLDSALLARPGNDEIQLDLFLDYASNVALYPKFQEYFRFRRPPLLAVWGKNDPFFLPPGAEAFKRDNPNAEVHLYDTGHFALETHVEQIGGVISDFLGRHLRE from the coding sequence ATGGCCACGATCAACACAAGCAGCTATCAGGTTCGTTACCGCAGCGCCAGCGCCGACGCCGTAAAGGTTTTCTATCGTGAGGCCGGCGACCGCAAGGCTCCCGCGCTCTTGCTCCTGCACGGTTTCCCTACTTCGTCGCATATGTTCAGGGACCTCATTCCGATGCTCAACGATCGCTATCACATCATAGCTCCCGATCTGCCGGGCTTCGGCTTTTCGGACGCGCCGGACCGGGCTCAATTCAAATATACGTTCGAACATCTCACCGATGTGATAGATCGCTTTACCGAAGCCATCGGCTTGCGGCGTTACGCGCTCTACATATTCGACTACGGCGCGCCGGTCGGGCTTCGCCTCGCCCTGAGGCATCCGGAACGCGTGAGGGCGATCGTCTCGCAGAACGGCAACGCCTATGAGGAAGGATTGAGCGACGGCTGGAATCCAATCCAGAAGTACTGGAAGGAGCCGACCGAAACCAATCGCGCGGCGCTACGGGAGTTCCTCAAACCCGAGACGACCAAGTTCCAATACATTCACGGCGTGAGCGAGGAGGCCCTGGTCGCGCCGGAATCCTACACGCTCGACTCGGCGCTGCTCGCGCGGCCCGGGAACGACGAGATTCAGCTCGACCTGTTCCTCGACTATGCGAGCAACGTGGCGCTATACCCGAAGTTCCAGGAGTATTTCCGATTCCGACGGCCCCCGCTGCTGGCGGTATGGGGGAAGAACGACCCGTTCTTTCTCCCTCCCGGCGCCGAAGCATTCAAGCGCGACAACCCAAATGCCGAAGTGCATCTTTATGATACCGGCCACTTCGCGCTTGAGACTCACGTCGAGCAGATCGGCGGAGTCATTAGCGATTTCCTCGGCCGACACCTCCGTGAATGA
- a CDS encoding MBL fold metallo-hydrolase, with protein sequence MRRVGKNVFTEVYFWGCNPGFLHTSDGVVMIDSPQQPIDAMRWREMLQERGPIRHLVNTEPHADHTLGNAYFPDVEVIGHVKLQACFDQYLNQMFTPELRLERMKKEDPDSVFLMGHPDFPPSNPPKRIFNDELTLHVGNHTVKIIHMPGHTAPQTSIYLPEEGVVFTGDNVFQKCKTFIQEADPWEWLGALKRIEALDVETIVPGHGEPCDKSYLKRQAEIIENWIELAEGFVHKGMSEKEALEQEFDVTRLDPYPIGQRLFEMSDRLNKWNVSNVYKHVAARKAGKRLQSEGANIQYYT encoded by the coding sequence ATGAGACGAGTCGGCAAGAATGTCTTCACCGAGGTTTATTTTTGGGGCTGCAACCCGGGATTCCTGCATACCAGCGACGGCGTGGTCATGATCGACTCTCCGCAGCAGCCGATCGACGCGATGCGATGGCGCGAAATGCTGCAGGAAAGAGGACCAATCCGCCATCTGGTCAACACCGAACCCCATGCCGACCACACGCTGGGCAACGCCTACTTTCCGGACGTTGAGGTTATCGGCCACGTCAAGCTGCAGGCCTGCTTCGATCAGTATCTCAACCAGATGTTCACACCCGAGCTGCGCCTCGAACGGATGAAAAAAGAAGACCCTGACAGCGTCTTCCTGATGGGCCATCCCGATTTCCCGCCGTCCAATCCACCGAAGCGTATTTTCAACGATGAGCTTACGCTGCATGTCGGAAATCACACGGTGAAGATCATTCACATGCCTGGTCACACGGCGCCACAAACTTCAATCTATTTGCCGGAAGAGGGCGTCGTCTTTACCGGCGACAACGTGTTCCAGAAGTGCAAGACCTTCATCCAGGAAGCCGATCCGTGGGAATGGCTCGGGGCGCTCAAACGCATCGAAGCGCTCGACGTGGAAACGATCGTTCCGGGGCATGGGGAGCCGTGCGATAAGAGTTATCTCAAACGCCAGGCGGAGATCATCGAGAACTGGATCGAATTGGCCGAAGGCTTCGTCCACAAGGGGATGAGTGAAAAGGAAGCCCTCGAGCAGGAATTCGACGTTACCCGGCTGGACCCATATCCGATCGGCCAGCGGCTGTTCGAGATGAGCGATCGGCTGAACAAGTGGAACGTGAGCAACGTGTACAAGCACGTGGCCGCGCGAAAGGCGGGCAAGCGTCTTCAGTCGGAAGGGGCCAACATCCAGTATTACACGTAA
- a CDS encoding nitronate monooxygenase family protein: protein MGTSKGKAWPDRRILDLFGIELPIMLAPMAGPGTAALAIAVSEAGGLGSLPCAQLGSAEIRAAMETIRSSTSQPINLNFFCHRMPASDTNREEAWREQLRPYYLELGLDPDAPLAPPSRRPFDAESCAILEEFKPEVVSFHFGLPAPDLLGRIKATKARLIGSATTVREARWLEAHGCHAVIAMGLEAGGHRGNFLSDDMGRQVGTFALVPQIADAVRIPVIAAGGIADGRGIVAAFALGASAVQIGTAYLFCPEAKVPALHLEALMSAADDDTMVTNVFTGRPARGIANRLMLEVGPMAPSAPEFPLASSAIAPLRAKSEPAGSRDFMNLWSGQAVRLARRGLVARELTRALAAEALDRM from the coding sequence ATGGGAACTTCAAAAGGAAAAGCATGGCCTGACCGGCGCATCCTGGACCTGTTCGGAATCGAATTGCCGATCATGCTGGCGCCGATGGCCGGCCCTGGAACCGCCGCGCTGGCGATTGCGGTAAGCGAGGCCGGCGGATTGGGTTCTCTGCCCTGCGCGCAGCTGGGCAGCGCCGAGATCCGCGCGGCCATGGAAACGATACGTTCCAGCACCTCACAGCCGATCAATCTGAATTTCTTCTGTCACAGGATGCCAGCCTCCGATACGAATCGCGAGGAGGCGTGGCGCGAGCAGCTGAGACCCTACTATCTTGAGCTCGGATTGGATCCGGATGCTCCACTTGCTCCTCCCTCCCGCAGACCCTTCGACGCCGAATCATGCGCCATCTTGGAGGAGTTCAAGCCTGAGGTTGTCAGCTTTCATTTCGGCCTGCCTGCTCCCGATTTGCTCGGCCGTATCAAGGCGACGAAAGCCCGCCTGATCGGTTCGGCGACGACGGTGCGGGAAGCGCGATGGCTCGAGGCGCATGGTTGCCACGCGGTCATCGCGATGGGTCTCGAAGCCGGCGGCCATCGCGGGAACTTTCTCTCGGACGATATGGGGCGGCAGGTCGGAACCTTCGCGCTTGTGCCGCAGATCGCGGACGCGGTCAGGATACCGGTCATCGCGGCCGGGGGAATCGCCGACGGTCGCGGGATCGTCGCGGCGTTTGCGCTGGGCGCCTCGGCCGTTCAGATCGGCACCGCATATCTGTTCTGTCCCGAGGCCAAAGTTCCTGCGCTACATCTCGAGGCGCTCATGAGCGCCGCCGATGACGACACGATGGTCACCAATGTGTTCACCGGTCGCCCCGCGCGAGGCATCGCCAACCGGCTGATGCTGGAAGTCGGTCCGATGGCGCCGTCCGCGCCGGAGTTCCCGCTGGCGAGCAGCGCGATCGCACCGCTTAGGGCCAAATCCGAGCCGGCAGGTTCGCGCGATTTTATGAATCTCTGGTCCGGTCAGGCCGTGCGGCTCGCTCGGCGCGGCCTTGTGGCGCGTGAGCTGACCCGCGCGCTGGCCGCTGAGGCGCTGGATCGTATGTAA
- a CDS encoding alpha/beta fold hydrolase, protein MKIRGFTVETAEVEAELMADPSVRQAVVVGRDDQSGETRLVAYVVGDAAPAELRRRLAQRLPAQMVPAAFVRLDALPAMDNGKLDRRALPEPKLIGDDLVLPRNPDELLIARIWSEVLGVWPMGVRNEFFELGGDSLLALELITRLEGLSRKSLPLPLLLGAATVERQAAILRDADWSPSWPTVATLQPHGDGPGFFCVPAPGTGVLALMPLARRLGGEHPFFGLQPPVLDTAEPPLRSVDKLADYFVRAIREVQGRGPYFLGGASFGGVVALAIAQQLRLEGEKVALVALLDTFGPGYPRLRWDAPLRFRLFRLFGNRYPKAPDFGWSKVVRELSRLWALRLRFLSHRLSGRVAQQRIRYSHWLDVAGAARRRHRLQPYRGPVALLRLKSQPSEALYHFEPLRGWDDESVEGLEVIDLDLALPFPGAHREMLIEPHVGIVAEKLRERLQTARATFLDSAEPRAAARACAAAS, encoded by the coding sequence TTGAAGATTCGCGGCTTCACCGTCGAGACGGCCGAGGTTGAAGCGGAGCTGATGGCTGATCCGTCGGTGCGCCAGGCGGTGGTGGTGGGCCGCGACGATCAGTCAGGAGAAACGCGGCTCGTCGCCTACGTAGTAGGCGACGCGGCTCCGGCGGAGCTGCGGCGGCGTCTTGCGCAGAGGCTTCCGGCGCAGATGGTCCCTGCGGCCTTCGTGCGGCTCGACGCGCTGCCGGCGATGGACAACGGCAAACTCGATCGTCGCGCCCTTCCCGAACCGAAACTCATCGGTGACGACCTCGTGCTACCGCGCAACCCCGACGAGCTGCTGATCGCGCGTATCTGGTCAGAGGTGCTTGGTGTCTGGCCGATGGGTGTCCGCAACGAATTTTTCGAGCTGGGCGGCGATTCGCTGCTCGCTCTGGAGCTGATCACGCGGCTCGAAGGCCTGTCGAGGAAATCCTTGCCCTTGCCGCTCCTGCTCGGCGCGGCCACCGTCGAGCGCCAGGCGGCAATCCTGCGCGACGCCGATTGGTCGCCGTCATGGCCGACGGTCGCTACCCTGCAGCCCCACGGCGACGGGCCCGGCTTTTTCTGCGTGCCGGCCCCCGGCACGGGCGTGCTTGCGTTGATGCCGCTCGCTCGTCGCCTTGGCGGCGAGCATCCCTTCTTCGGCCTGCAGCCGCCCGTTCTCGACACCGCAGAACCGCCGCTTCGCAGCGTTGACAAGTTGGCCGATTATTTCGTCCGTGCAATACGGGAAGTACAGGGGCGCGGACCTTATTTCCTCGGCGGCGCCTCGTTTGGCGGAGTGGTAGCCCTGGCCATCGCACAGCAGTTGAGGCTTGAGGGCGAGAAGGTCGCTTTGGTCGCGCTGCTGGATACCTTCGGGCCAGGGTATCCGCGGCTACGATGGGACGCTCCTTTGCGTTTTCGTCTGTTCCGCCTTTTCGGCAACCGTTATCCCAAGGCGCCGGATTTCGGCTGGTCAAAGGTCGTTCGCGAATTATCTCGTTTGTGGGCGCTGCGGTTGCGGTTTCTATCGCACCGCCTGAGCGGTCGAGTCGCTCAGCAGCGCATCCGCTACTCCCATTGGCTCGATGTCGCCGGCGCCGCGCGCCGCCGCCATCGCCTTCAACCCTATCGCGGGCCGGTAGCCCTTTTACGGCTGAAGAGCCAGCCGTCCGAGGCGCTATACCATTTCGAACCGTTGCGCGGTTGGGATGACGAGTCGGTTGAAGGGCTCGAAGTGATCGATCTGGATTTGGCGCTCCCGTTTCCCGGAGCTCATCGCGAAATGCTGATCGAGCCTCACGTGGGCATCGTGGCCGAGAAACTGCGCGAACGTCTGCAGACGGCGCGTGCAACATTCCTTGATAGTGCCGAGCCCCGCGCCGCCGCTCGCGCTTGCGCCGCAGCATCGTAA
- a CDS encoding LssY C-terminal domain-containing protein, translating to MSNRIFASLRWLTIDYQPHPEERSFVERANTLRERGVEATVAVPSDPETERIFGVRLARYGLQAVWLEVANGTEEPLWLDRLQLDPDYYTPLEAAHLAHFAMGRRLMAFGMLGWLVLPLLPLLPLKLLGARAANRRMNEVFRAVGFLTGVISPGKKVNGFLFTPLDEGMKRVEVRLLGRSYSFDFPFMVEVPGLKLPHPASAGVDKTSELDEAALQLWLERQPRCTSNARGTMEGDPLNLVIVGDRASIQECLSAWDETESLTFATAWKTARAFLMESRYRYSPVSPLYIGGRQQDFALQRARLRLNQRLHLRLWTTDVRFGGEPVWIGQVSRDIGVRFTPKTWNLTTHLIDPDVDEARDYVLDGLRASGRVARLGFVSGVEAAPSTAPRRNLTGDPYFTDGLRAVAVLSRTRTAPSLLSWAAGKTGSIAATD from the coding sequence ATGTCAAATCGTATCTTCGCTTCACTTCGCTGGCTGACCATCGACTACCAGCCGCATCCGGAGGAGCGATCGTTCGTGGAGCGGGCCAACACGCTTCGCGAGCGCGGGGTCGAGGCGACTGTTGCGGTGCCTAGTGATCCGGAAACCGAGCGGATATTCGGAGTCCGCCTGGCGCGCTATGGTCTCCAGGCGGTCTGGCTGGAGGTGGCGAATGGCACGGAAGAACCCCTGTGGCTGGACCGCCTCCAGCTCGATCCCGACTACTACACTCCACTCGAGGCGGCACACCTCGCGCACTTCGCGATGGGCAGGCGGTTGATGGCGTTCGGAATGCTTGGATGGCTGGTCCTGCCGCTCCTGCCACTTTTGCCGCTCAAGCTCTTGGGTGCACGCGCCGCAAACCGGCGCATGAACGAGGTATTCCGCGCGGTCGGCTTTCTTACCGGAGTGATCTCGCCAGGGAAGAAAGTCAACGGCTTCCTGTTCACTCCGTTGGACGAAGGGATGAAGCGCGTCGAGGTACGGCTGCTCGGCCGCAGTTACTCGTTCGACTTCCCCTTCATGGTCGAAGTGCCCGGGCTAAAACTTCCTCATCCGGCATCCGCGGGAGTGGACAAGACCAGCGAACTCGACGAGGCGGCGCTGCAGCTTTGGCTCGAGCGGCAGCCGCGATGCACAAGCAACGCGCGGGGAACGATGGAGGGCGACCCGCTCAATCTCGTGATCGTCGGAGACCGCGCGTCGATCCAGGAATGCCTGAGCGCATGGGACGAAACGGAATCGCTGACCTTCGCGACCGCCTGGAAAACCGCCAGGGCCTTCCTGATGGAGTCACGCTATCGCTATTCCCCGGTGAGCCCGCTCTATATCGGCGGACGCCAGCAGGATTTTGCGCTACAACGCGCGCGCCTGCGTTTGAACCAGCGCCTCCACCTGCGGCTTTGGACCACTGACGTTCGCTTCGGCGGCGAACCGGTGTGGATCGGCCAGGTCAGCCGCGACATCGGCGTGCGCTTCACGCCCAAAACCTGGAACCTCACGACCCATCTGATCGATCCCGACGTGGATGAGGCGCGCGACTATGTCCTGGACGGGTTGCGGGCCTCCGGCCGTGTCGCCCGCCTAGGGTTCGTCTCCGGCGTCGAGGCCGCGCCTTCCACCGCCCCGCGCCGCAATCTGACCGGCGATCCATATTTTACCGACGGTTTGCGCGCGGTCGCCGTGCTCTCTCGAACACGCACCGCGCCATCGCTTCTTTCATGGGCGGCCGGGAAAACCGGGAGTATCGCGGCAACCGATTGA
- a CDS encoding NtaA/DmoA family FMN-dependent monooxygenase (This protein belongs to a clade of FMN-dependent monooxygenases, within a broader family of flavin-dependent oxidoreductases, the luciferase-like monooxygenase (LMM) family, some of whose members use coenzyme F420 rather than FMN.) yields MSKAPDATSAAPDSSITTNATTSPTNTSKSATSSGSQAWEDGAVLEDRRQKIYADPARIHDIHHEGRNFKVHGCHLSEPSPQRTPVLYQAGASARGRQFAARHAECVFVTGPTPEVVAECIRDTRERARKEGRDPQDLLFFMFLKVITGATEAEARRKYDDFLEYVDYEGGLALLGGWTGVDFSRFEPDQPVEYIETNAIRSLLQGFTQGGSTRKWTVRDVARAVGIGGGGPVVIGAPEQVADDLMQWVRAGADGFNLAYMITPGTFKDFIEGVVPVLQRRGLMQTEYGEGTYREKLFGSGRSHLPDRHPGARYARAPEK; encoded by the coding sequence ATCTCGAAAGCTCCGGACGCAACTTCGGCCGCACCGGACTCCTCGATCACGACGAACGCTACGACTTCGCCGACGAATACCTCGAAGTCTGCTACAAGCTCTGGGAGTCAAGCTTGGGAAGACGGGGCGGTGCTGGAAGATCGGCGGCAAAAGATTTACGCCGATCCAGCCAGGATTCACGACATCCATCACGAGGGCAGGAACTTCAAGGTTCACGGATGCCATCTATCGGAGCCGTCCCCGCAGCGGACACCGGTGCTGTACCAGGCCGGGGCGTCGGCGCGAGGACGGCAGTTCGCGGCGCGCCACGCGGAGTGCGTATTCGTGACCGGCCCGACGCCGGAGGTGGTCGCCGAGTGTATCCGCGATACGCGCGAGCGGGCGCGAAAAGAGGGCAGAGACCCGCAGGATCTGCTCTTCTTCATGTTCCTGAAAGTAATCACCGGCGCAACCGAGGCCGAGGCTCGGCGCAAGTACGACGACTTCCTCGAATATGTCGACTACGAAGGCGGTCTGGCCCTGCTGGGCGGATGGACCGGAGTCGACTTCAGCAGGTTCGAGCCGGATCAGCCGGTCGAGTACATCGAGACCAATGCGATTCGAAGTCTGCTGCAAGGTTTCACCCAGGGCGGCTCGACCCGGAAGTGGACGGTGAGGGACGTGGCCAGGGCGGTAGGGATCGGCGGGGGAGGCCCGGTAGTTATCGGCGCACCGGAGCAGGTCGCCGACGATCTGATGCAGTGGGTACGGGCGGGCGCGGACGGATTCAACCTCGCTTACATGATCACGCCCGGAACCTTCAAGGATTTTATCGAGGGCGTGGTACCGGTGCTGCAACGGCGCGGGCTCATGCAAACCGAATACGGAGAGGGGACGTATCGGGAGAAGCTGTTCGGATCGGGACGATCGCATCTGCCCGATCGGCATCCTGGCGCCCGCTACGCGAGGGCGCCAGAAAAGTAG
- a CDS encoding enoyl-CoA hydratase-related protein produces MTTDTVLAEVDRSGVATVTLNRPDVNNAYNGEMILGLIETFGALAADAQARIVVIRGNGRHFQAGADLKWIRETSKLSPEANLKASANTTNAVRGLNEFPKPTIALVHGGCFGGGVGLVAACDIVIAAEDAIFAITEVRWGLIAAPIIPQLNARIGLANVRRYALTAERFDARQAKEIGLVNEVSAVGKLDEAAAPMIDALLMCGPDAIAQTKACALELGRAALGDDLAERLARMHALKRMTPEGAEGLASFLEKRKPAWYPGEAGSIKK; encoded by the coding sequence ATGACCACAGATACGGTACTGGCTGAAGTCGATCGCAGCGGCGTGGCCACGGTTACGCTTAATCGGCCCGACGTGAACAACGCCTACAACGGCGAGATGATACTCGGCCTGATCGAAACTTTCGGCGCGCTCGCCGCCGACGCGCAGGCTCGAATCGTCGTGATCCGCGGCAACGGCAGGCACTTCCAGGCGGGCGCCGACCTTAAATGGATCAGGGAGACGAGCAAACTCTCGCCGGAAGCGAACCTTAAGGCCTCCGCCAATACCACCAACGCCGTGCGGGGCCTGAACGAGTTCCCGAAACCGACGATTGCGCTGGTGCACGGTGGATGCTTCGGCGGAGGGGTCGGCCTGGTCGCGGCATGCGACATCGTCATCGCTGCCGAGGACGCGATTTTTGCGATTACCGAGGTCCGCTGGGGACTGATCGCGGCGCCGATCATCCCCCAGCTGAACGCCCGGATAGGGCTCGCCAACGTCCGCCGCTATGCGCTTACCGCAGAGAGGTTTGACGCGCGGCAGGCGAAGGAAATCGGGCTGGTGAACGAAGTCTCCGCAGTGGGCAAACTCGACGAGGCGGCGGCGCCGATGATCGACGCTTTATTGATGTGCGGTCCCGACGCTATCGCCCAGACCAAAGCCTGTGCGCTCGAGCTTGGCCGGGCGGCGCTCGGCGACGATCTGGCGGAGCGGCTTGCGCGCATGCACGCGCTCAAGCGCATGACGCCGGAAGGCGCGGAGGGACTCGCAAGCTTCCTCGAGAAGCGCAAGCCCGCCTGGTATCCGGGCGAAGCCGGCAGCATCAAGAAGTAG